The Desertifilum tharense IPPAS B-1220 genome includes a region encoding these proteins:
- a CDS encoding histidine phosphatase family protein, with protein sequence MTQTIWIARHANRLDFVHPEWFDTAKRRYDPPLSEDGLVQAEQLAQRLKTERIQHIFASPFLRTVQTAHAVAEALDLPLKLEWGLCEWLNPDWMSNTPETASPQELAQDYPRIDLSYTSRLQPQYPETDETCMRRGGEVAQLLAAEFPDNLLLVGHGASVLGTTWGLVPGKPEVKASLCCLVKVVWREEGWELELNGDTSHLDKTESTLRFN encoded by the coding sequence ATGACTCAAACGATTTGGATCGCCAGACATGCCAACCGCCTTGATTTTGTTCATCCTGAGTGGTTTGATACTGCCAAACGTCGCTACGATCCGCCATTATCGGAAGATGGCTTAGTGCAAGCCGAACAATTGGCGCAACGCCTGAAAACAGAACGCATTCAGCATATTTTTGCCTCTCCCTTTTTACGCACCGTACAAACAGCCCATGCAGTTGCTGAGGCGTTGGATTTACCCCTTAAACTAGAATGGGGTTTGTGCGAATGGCTGAATCCTGATTGGATGAGCAATACTCCTGAAACTGCATCCCCCCAAGAATTAGCACAAGACTACCCGCGTATCGATCTTAGCTATACCTCGCGCTTGCAACCCCAGTATCCCGAAACCGATGAAACTTGTATGCGTCGTGGGGGAGAAGTTGCTCAGTTGCTAGCAGCAGAATTTCCCGATAATCTGCTATTGGTGGGACATGGTGCCAGCGTCTTAGGCACAACCTGGGGTTTAGTTCCGGGTAAGCCAGAAGTTAAGGCTTCGCTGTGCTGTTTAGTCAAAGTGGTTTGGCGAGAGGAAGGGTGGGAACTCGAACTCAATGGCGATACCTCCCATTTAGACAAAACCGAGTCAACCCTTCGATTCAAT